In a genomic window of Nocardia fluminea:
- a CDS encoding NAD-dependent protein deacetylase — protein MVDDNTTDAVARAAELLIGRRTVVISGAGLSTDSGIPDYRGPDSPPRTPMTYQQFVGDPVFRQRYWARNHIGWRRMDAARPNPGHRALARLERAGAVSGVITQNVDLLHMKAGTRQVIDLHGTYARVRCLKCANLISRMTLAQRLEKANPGFADNVSASAGGIEVAPDADAVVTDTDRFRMVDCLECGGMLKPDIVYFGENVPPERVAAAFGMVDRAQAILVAGSSLTVMSGLRFVRRAAKNAVPVVIVNRGRTRGDELAAVRVDAGCSEVLGALAELCC, from the coding sequence ATGGTGGACGACAACACCACCGACGCGGTGGCGCGTGCGGCCGAGCTGCTGATCGGGCGCCGCACCGTGGTGATCTCCGGTGCCGGCCTGAGCACCGACAGCGGCATCCCCGACTACCGCGGTCCCGATTCGCCGCCCCGCACGCCGATGACCTATCAGCAGTTCGTCGGTGACCCGGTCTTCCGGCAACGGTATTGGGCACGCAACCACATCGGCTGGCGGCGGATGGACGCCGCCCGGCCCAATCCCGGTCATCGCGCCCTCGCGCGACTCGAGCGGGCGGGCGCGGTGTCGGGAGTGATCACCCAGAATGTCGACCTGCTGCACATGAAGGCGGGAACGCGTCAGGTGATCGATCTACACGGAACCTACGCGCGCGTGCGTTGCCTGAAATGTGCGAATCTGATCTCCCGAATGACCCTCGCGCAACGCCTCGAAAAGGCCAATCCCGGTTTCGCGGACAATGTTTCGGCGAGCGCCGGCGGTATCGAAGTGGCGCCCGACGCGGACGCGGTGGTGACCGATACCGACCGATTCCGGATGGTCGATTGTCTGGAGTGCGGCGGCATGCTCAAACCTGACATCGTGTATTTCGGCGAGAATGTGCCGCCGGAACGGGTGGCCGCCGCTTTCGGTATGGTCGACCGAGCGCAGGCGATCCTGGTGGCCGGTTCCTCGCTGACGGTGATGTCGGGCCTGCGGTTCGTGCGCAGAGCCGCGAAAAACGCTGTGCCGGTGGTGATCGTGAATCGTGGACGTACCCGCGGCGACGAACTCGCCGCCGTGCGCGTCGACGCGGGCTGCTCGGAAGTCCTCGGCGCGCTCGCCGAACTCTGCTGCTGA
- a CDS encoding MFS transporter: MTDTVVAESRLTHRQTLTILSGLLLGVFLAALDQNIVSVAIVRIANSLDGFDEQAWATTAYLITATVTTPLYGKLADIYGRKPFYLLAIALFVIGSAACCFATTMYQLAGCRAFQGLGAGGLMSLAFTIVGDIVPPRERVRYQGYFLMVFGIATVLGPVVGGFLSDYESLGGIEGWRWVFLVNVPVGILAFLVVAKVLNVAHTRQRSRIDWFGAITLIVGVVPLLIVAEQGRIWGWTAPKSLLCYGICAGGLLLFVLVEFLMKDSALIPLRLFRSSTFSIAILGGFLVGVAMFGAITMVPQYLQVVRGFSPTEAGLLMLPLVLGIMVGAQISGLITKATGRYKVLPVLGALILAIGCALFARITYDGPLWQPLAFSAIMGFGLGGCMQTLVIAAQNAVGRTEMGVSTAAATFFRQLGGTLGVAVFLTVLFDRLPASILDAFGGSLPPGFDGARLEGLLSDTSGIATLPDEVRIPILEGFTDSMHSVFLLAADLAVVACLVLVFMKEIPLQEDPASEEQSDATALRDVSLHDAHEMAGELHPVATGRVIAGLLRRDDARPVPAATLTLIDQHGRQVARGNGDADGAYVIEAPRPGNYVLIAAAAGHQPEAVSVSIGERAQHVDLMLTGAGELTGAVRSARRGEPLWGATITLTDPQGEVVGAAITGADGTYVCRDVVSGTYTLVAVADHMRPAAVALTVPETGSLHRDIDLEPMAILLGSAWVDGDRPVADVQITVLDSGGDPAATARTDEKGRYLVPDLPEGEYTVVARGYPPVASQVSVTRGEITHDVTLGYENEESMNRR; the protein is encoded by the coding sequence ATGACCGATACCGTCGTTGCCGAATCACGCCTCACGCACCGCCAGACACTCACCATCCTGTCGGGGCTGCTATTGGGGGTGTTCCTCGCCGCGCTCGATCAGAACATCGTCAGCGTCGCGATCGTCCGGATCGCGAACAGTCTCGACGGGTTCGACGAACAGGCATGGGCGACAACGGCATACCTGATCACCGCCACGGTCACCACGCCGCTCTACGGCAAGCTCGCCGATATCTACGGGCGCAAACCGTTCTATCTGCTGGCGATCGCCCTGTTCGTGATCGGCTCGGCGGCCTGCTGCTTCGCGACCACCATGTACCAGCTGGCCGGGTGCCGGGCCTTCCAGGGACTGGGCGCGGGCGGATTGATGTCGCTGGCGTTCACCATCGTCGGAGATATCGTGCCCCCGCGCGAACGGGTCCGCTACCAGGGATATTTCCTGATGGTGTTCGGCATCGCGACCGTGCTCGGCCCGGTGGTCGGTGGGTTCCTGTCCGACTACGAGAGCCTCGGTGGCATCGAGGGCTGGCGCTGGGTGTTCCTGGTGAACGTGCCGGTGGGCATCCTGGCGTTCCTGGTGGTCGCGAAAGTACTGAACGTGGCGCACACCCGTCAGCGCAGCCGGATCGACTGGTTCGGCGCGATCACCCTCATCGTGGGTGTGGTGCCGCTGCTGATCGTGGCCGAGCAGGGGCGGATCTGGGGGTGGACCGCACCGAAATCGCTGCTCTGCTACGGCATCTGCGCGGGCGGCCTGCTGTTGTTCGTCCTGGTCGAATTCCTCATGAAGGACTCGGCGCTGATCCCGCTGCGGCTGTTCCGCAGCTCCACCTTCAGCATCGCGATCCTGGGTGGGTTCCTCGTCGGTGTCGCGATGTTCGGCGCGATCACGATGGTGCCGCAGTATCTGCAGGTCGTGCGCGGTTTCTCCCCGACCGAGGCCGGGCTGCTGATGTTGCCGCTGGTGCTCGGGATCATGGTGGGCGCGCAGATCTCGGGGCTGATCACGAAAGCCACCGGCCGCTACAAGGTGCTGCCGGTGCTCGGTGCGCTGATCCTGGCGATCGGGTGCGCGCTGTTCGCCAGGATCACCTACGACGGTCCGCTGTGGCAGCCGCTCGCCTTCAGCGCGATCATGGGATTCGGGCTCGGCGGCTGCATGCAGACGCTGGTCATCGCCGCGCAGAACGCGGTCGGGCGCACCGAGATGGGTGTGTCGACCGCGGCGGCGACGTTCTTCCGTCAGCTCGGCGGGACCCTCGGGGTCGCGGTGTTCCTGACCGTGCTCTTCGACCGCCTGCCCGCTTCGATCCTGGACGCCTTCGGCGGGAGTCTGCCGCCCGGTTTCGACGGCGCGCGGCTCGAGGGCCTGCTGAGCGATACCAGCGGCATCGCCACGCTGCCCGACGAGGTGCGGATCCCGATCCTCGAGGGGTTCACCGACTCGATGCACAGTGTGTTCCTGCTCGCCGCCGATCTCGCCGTGGTGGCCTGCCTGGTGCTGGTCTTCATGAAAGAGATTCCACTGCAGGAGGATCCGGCGTCCGAGGAGCAGTCCGACGCCACCGCGCTGCGCGATGTGAGCCTGCACGACGCGCACGAGATGGCGGGCGAACTGCACCCCGTGGCCACCGGCCGGGTGATCGCGGGGCTGCTGCGACGGGACGACGCGCGCCCGGTGCCCGCCGCGACGCTGACCCTGATCGATCAGCACGGGCGCCAGGTGGCGCGCGGCAACGGCGACGCCGACGGCGCGTACGTGATCGAGGCACCACGGCCGGGCAACTATGTCCTCATCGCCGCGGCGGCCGGTCATCAGCCCGAAGCGGTGAGCGTGTCGATCGGGGAGCGCGCCCAGCACGTCGACCTGATGCTCACCGGCGCGGGTGAACTCACCGGGGCCGTGCGATCGGCACGGCGTGGCGAACCGCTCTGGGGCGCCACGATCACGTTGACCGATCCCCAGGGTGAGGTGGTGGGCGCGGCGATCACCGGTGCGGACGGCACCTACGTGTGCCGCGACGTCGTGAGCGGCACCTACACCCTGGTCGCGGTCGCCGATCACATGCGGCCTGCGGCCGTCGCGCTGACCGTGCCGGAGACGGGCTCGCTGCACCGCGATATCGACCTCGAGCCGATGGCGATTCTCCTCGGCTCGGCCTGGGTGGACGGCGATCGTCCTGTCGCCGATGTGCAGATCACCGTCCTGGATTCGGGAGGTGATCCGGCGGCGACGGCGCGTACCGACGAGAAGGGTCGCTACCTGGTGCCGGATCTGCCGGAGGGCGAGTACACGGTGGTCGCCCGCGGCTACCCGCCCGTCGCGAGTCAGGTCTCGGTGACTCGCGGCGAGATCACCCACGATGTGACGCTGGGGTACGAGAACGAGGAGTCGATGAACCGGCGGTAG
- a CDS encoding helix-turn-helix domain-containing protein, with protein sequence MVRLPLSPAQVEAGRRLGRRLRTARGDRDLAEVALRAGISPETLRKIESGRLPSPAFGTVVGLAEALSIPLTELAESYRAEQVAESA encoded by the coding sequence ATGGTCCGTCTCCCGCTCAGCCCAGCGCAGGTCGAAGCAGGCCGCCGTCTCGGCCGCCGCCTTCGCACCGCTCGCGGCGACCGCGACCTCGCCGAGGTGGCCCTGCGAGCGGGCATCTCCCCCGAGACGCTGCGCAAGATCGAGTCGGGACGGCTGCCCTCCCCGGCCTTCGGCACCGTCGTCGGCCTGGCCGAGGCCCTCTCGATTCCCCTGACCGAACTGGCCGAGTCCTACCGCGCCGAGCAGGTCGCCGAGTCCGCCTGA
- a CDS encoding mycofactocin-coupled SDR family oxidoreductase gives MGMTRRFEGKVVFVTGAARGQGRAEAVRFAEEGADVIAIDACAEFASTSYAGATEADLAETVKLVEAAGGKIVASKVDVRDFDALSAALTAGIEQLGRLDVVVANAGICSAAMSWEITAEQWRETIDVNLTGVFHTAKAAVPHLIAQGEGGAMVFTSSVAGIKGIPFTGHYVATKHAITGLAKTMANELGAHRIRVNTIHPAGVATGMQIHEMGPLFEEYGATLAPIFMNALPSHICQPEEIAATVAWLCSHEASQITGAQIPVDMGNLNR, from the coding sequence ATGGGTATGACACGACGGTTCGAGGGCAAGGTCGTTTTCGTGACGGGAGCGGCGCGCGGGCAGGGCAGGGCCGAGGCGGTGCGTTTCGCCGAGGAAGGCGCCGACGTGATCGCGATCGACGCGTGCGCGGAGTTCGCCAGCACCAGCTACGCGGGCGCGACGGAGGCGGATCTGGCCGAGACCGTGAAGCTCGTCGAAGCGGCGGGCGGCAAGATCGTCGCGAGCAAGGTCGACGTGCGCGATTTCGACGCGCTCTCGGCGGCGCTGACGGCGGGCATCGAGCAGTTGGGCAGGCTCGATGTAGTGGTGGCCAACGCGGGGATCTGTTCGGCGGCGATGTCGTGGGAGATCACCGCCGAGCAGTGGCGCGAGACCATCGACGTCAACCTCACGGGCGTCTTTCACACCGCGAAAGCCGCTGTGCCACACCTGATCGCGCAGGGCGAGGGCGGCGCGATGGTGTTCACCAGTTCGGTGGCGGGCATCAAGGGTATTCCGTTCACCGGCCACTACGTCGCGACCAAACACGCGATCACGGGGCTGGCCAAAACGATGGCGAACGAGCTCGGCGCGCACCGGATCCGGGTGAACACCATCCACCCCGCGGGCGTGGCGACCGGCATGCAGATCCACGAGATGGGGCCGCTGTTCGAGGAGTACGGTGCCACCCTCGCGCCCATTTTCATGAACGCCCTGCCCAGTCACATCTGTCAGCCGGAGGAGATCGCGGCGACCGTGGCCTGGCTGTGCTCACACGAGGCGAGCCAGATCACCGGTGCGCAGATTCCCGTGGACATGGGCAACCTGAACCGCTGA
- the map gene encoding type I methionyl aminopeptidase, which yields MVELKSPAEIERMRVTGRFVADVLAGVRDRAAVGVNLLELEAYVRERIRERGAVSCYWDYSPSFGRGPFRNTVCLAVNDAVLHGLPHDYVLRDGDLLTADLAVSIDGWVADSAISFIVGAPAPADERLVRATEEALAAGIAAAQPGNRIGDISAAIAKVARGYGYAVNTEFGGHGLGRTMHEDPHIANDGRAGRGFRLRPGLTVAIEPWFAASTAEVYTDADGWTIRSADGSRCAHSEHTIAVTAEGPRVLTSHD from the coding sequence ATGGTGGAGTTGAAATCACCCGCGGAGATCGAGCGCATGCGGGTGACCGGCCGCTTCGTCGCCGATGTGCTGGCCGGGGTGCGCGACCGCGCGGCGGTCGGGGTGAACCTGCTCGAACTGGAAGCGTATGTGCGGGAGCGGATTCGCGAGCGCGGGGCGGTGTCGTGCTATTGGGACTACTCGCCCTCGTTCGGGCGCGGGCCGTTCCGCAATACGGTGTGTCTCGCGGTGAACGATGCTGTGTTGCACGGCCTTCCGCACGACTACGTCTTGCGCGACGGTGATCTGCTGACGGCGGATCTGGCCGTGTCGATCGACGGCTGGGTCGCCGACTCGGCGATCTCGTTCATCGTCGGTGCCCCCGCGCCGGCGGACGAGCGTCTGGTCCGGGCCACGGAAGAGGCCCTGGCCGCCGGGATCGCGGCCGCGCAACCCGGCAACCGGATCGGCGATATCTCGGCCGCCATCGCGAAGGTCGCTCGCGGGTACGGCTATGCGGTCAACACCGAGTTCGGCGGGCACGGGCTCGGGCGGACGATGCACGAGGACCCCCATATCGCCAACGACGGCAGAGCCGGTCGCGGGTTCCGGCTGCGACCCGGTCTCACGGTGGCCATCGAGCCGTGGTTCGCGGCGAGCACGGCCGAGGTCTACACCGACGCCGACGGGTGGACCATCCGCTCGGCCGACGGCTCCCGGTGCGCGCACAGCGAGCACACCATCGCGGTCACCGCCGAGGGCCCACGGGTCCTCACCTCCCATGACTGA
- a CDS encoding 2-phosphosulfolactate phosphatase, whose protein sequence is MGSAPQWARQDGFGIRVEWGRTGAAVLGPESGCLVVIDVLSFTTSVSVATAAGTAVFPYRWRDASARAFAAEHAAELAVGRREAGPWSLSPAAIRRAPFTPRLVLPSPNGSTIAATVERTPVVAACLRNVGAVADWLLAGHWGTPDRPIAIIPAGEHWPGTDAVRPALEDWLGAGALAAALLERGLATLSPEARTAATAFAATADVGAAITECASGRELAAIGFAEDVAIAIERDADATVPVLTGNAFVDRRPR, encoded by the coding sequence GTGGGATCGGCACCGCAGTGGGCACGGCAGGACGGGTTCGGGATACGGGTGGAGTGGGGGCGGACCGGGGCGGCGGTGCTCGGGCCGGAATCCGGGTGCCTGGTGGTGATCGATGTGTTGTCGTTCACGACGTCGGTGTCGGTCGCCACCGCCGCGGGGACCGCGGTGTTCCCGTATCGGTGGCGTGACGCGTCGGCGCGGGCCTTCGCCGCGGAGCACGCCGCCGAACTGGCCGTCGGTCGGCGCGAGGCCGGTCCGTGGTCGTTGTCTCCGGCGGCGATTCGACGCGCGCCGTTCACCCCGCGCCTGGTGCTGCCCTCGCCCAACGGTTCCACCATCGCCGCCACTGTCGAGCGGACGCCGGTCGTCGCGGCCTGCCTGCGCAATGTCGGCGCGGTCGCCGACTGGCTCCTCGCAGGGCACTGGGGTACGCCCGATCGACCGATCGCGATCATTCCGGCGGGCGAGCACTGGCCGGGCACCGACGCCGTGCGGCCTGCCCTCGAGGACTGGCTGGGTGCGGGTGCGCTCGCCGCCGCGTTGCTCGAGCGCGGACTGGCTACGCTGTCACCCGAAGCACGCACGGCGGCAACCGCTTTCGCCGCGACAGCCGACGTGGGCGCTGCGATCACCGAATGCGCGTCCGGCCGCGAACTCGCCGCGATCGGCTTCGCCGAGGATGTGGCCATCGCGATCGAACGAGACGCCGACGCCACCGTTCCGGTGCTCACCGGCAACGCCTTCGTCGACCGCCGACCTCGCTGA
- a CDS encoding AraC family transcriptional regulator — translation MSQNGQDLLLAADTGPTAMVFGAGVLPAGYWFDAHRHPQHQIAWAGRGVIGIDIGANHWVLPPTRALWIPGGVAHRTGTTAGADMRGIFVEPDRCPALFAGPTLLSVSPLLRELFDHMTSRPLTDDERTRAEAMVFDLLEPVEVIPIGAPLPTDPRARVVAEILLGDPADDRTLAELGRHAAASSRTLARAFRAETGMTFAQWRTQIRLAASLTPLADGVPVTRVAARVGYRSASAYVAAFRRAVGTSPGQYFARTGAHQPS, via the coding sequence GTGTCGCAGAACGGACAGGACCTGCTGCTGGCCGCGGACACCGGTCCGACGGCCATGGTGTTCGGCGCGGGGGTCCTTCCCGCCGGCTATTGGTTCGATGCGCACCGCCACCCCCAGCATCAGATCGCTTGGGCGGGAAGAGGAGTCATCGGCATCGACATCGGTGCGAACCACTGGGTGCTACCGCCGACCCGGGCCTTGTGGATCCCCGGCGGTGTCGCGCATCGCACCGGAACGACGGCCGGGGCCGATATGCGCGGCATCTTCGTCGAACCCGACCGGTGCCCGGCGCTGTTCGCCGGGCCCACCCTGCTGAGCGTCTCCCCGCTGCTGCGAGAACTGTTCGACCACATGACCTCGCGGCCGTTGACAGACGACGAACGGACGCGGGCCGAAGCGATGGTGTTCGACCTGCTCGAGCCGGTCGAGGTCATCCCGATCGGCGCGCCGCTACCGACCGACCCGCGCGCGCGGGTGGTCGCCGAGATCCTGCTCGGCGATCCCGCCGACGACCGCACCCTCGCCGAGCTGGGCAGGCACGCCGCGGCCAGCTCGCGCACCCTGGCTCGCGCGTTCCGCGCCGAGACCGGCATGACCTTCGCACAGTGGCGGACCCAGATCCGCCTGGCGGCCTCGCTGACCCCGCTGGCCGACGGTGTACCGGTGACCCGCGTCGCCGCCCGGGTCGGGTATCGCAGTGCCAGCGCCTACGTGGCCGCGTTCCGACGGGCCGTCGGCACCTCGCCGGGACAGTACTTCGCCCGCACCGGTGCTCACCAGCCGTCCTGA
- a CDS encoding SMP-30/gluconolactonase/LRE family protein, protein MRGRWHEHSTRRRLTRCLATAVTVAAALGAGPVGTAQAGAPSCADGWHVDVLAADLGGLENLEYDGRGGSYVSGIVRGEILHVAADGLVTTIRTGLDNPAGLRLIGDDLYFVTGDGTTPNGGGTLSRLDTATGEVTVLLPNLVQPNGLLLLPDGDLLISQLSVPWPPVGISRYRPATGEFTLAWSPVPRPNGLALAPDHRAVITEDVLTSQLVRVPLDAPDRPTPLATVNDGLLPGLDDLDVTAAGLAFVTGDYSGSLYRVDPVTGAWCTLATGWTTPRGPLPDPPPIGPTSARLAPDLATGAWSLYVTSIDGTLRRLRPPPGTDLTPSYLR, encoded by the coding sequence ATGCGAGGTCGATGGCACGAACACAGCACCCGTCGGCGGCTGACCCGTTGTCTGGCAACAGCAGTCACGGTTGCCGCCGCCCTCGGGGCAGGTCCGGTCGGTACGGCTCAGGCTGGTGCGCCCTCGTGCGCCGACGGCTGGCACGTCGACGTGCTGGCGGCCGATCTGGGTGGCCTGGAGAACCTCGAGTACGACGGCCGCGGCGGCTCCTACGTCAGCGGCATCGTGCGCGGGGAGATCCTGCACGTCGCCGCCGACGGCCTCGTCACCACGATCCGCACCGGCCTCGACAACCCCGCCGGGCTGCGACTGATCGGCGACGATCTCTATTTCGTCACCGGTGACGGCACCACACCGAACGGCGGCGGCACGCTGAGCCGACTCGACACGGCCACCGGCGAAGTGACCGTCCTGCTCCCGAACCTGGTGCAGCCCAACGGATTACTACTGCTCCCCGACGGCGACCTGCTGATCTCCCAGCTCTCCGTGCCCTGGCCGCCGGTCGGTATCAGCCGCTACCGCCCGGCCACCGGCGAATTCACCCTCGCCTGGTCTCCCGTTCCCCGTCCCAACGGCCTCGCGCTCGCCCCCGACCACCGTGCTGTCATCACCGAGGACGTCCTCACCTCTCAGCTCGTGCGCGTCCCCCTCGACGCCCCCGACCGGCCCACTCCCCTCGCCACGGTGAACGACGGCCTCCTGCCCGGACTCGACGATCTCGACGTCACCGCCGCCGGTCTCGCCTTCGTCACCGGCGACTACTCCGGCAGCCTTTACCGGGTGGACCCGGTCACCGGTGCCTGGTGCACGCTCGCCACCGGCTGGACCACGCCCCGAGGCCCACTTCCCGACCCACCGCCCATCGGTCCCACCTCCGCGCGCCTGGCGCCCGATCTCGCCACCGGAGCGTGGTCGCTCTACGTCACCAGCATCGACGGCACGCTGCGCCGCCTGCGCCCACCTCCCGGCACGGACCTCACTCCCTCCTACCTGCGCTGA
- a CDS encoding VOC family protein produces the protein MHFAPAPPGVELPVEHAGALVMVDDVAARHAEYTAALRAHYGKIPSKGRPRITRFRPGQSRFSLVDPVGNTVLVIQRDEPMELEYGGSRELEGLARVLDNARILRDFKNDDRAATRALEAGLRRFGAAATAFERARAYADLAELAVVAADTDRAAHWKSELDAVELTTEERTALAEVRTTTD, from the coding sequence TTGCATTTCGCACCCGCACCACCGGGTGTCGAACTGCCGGTGGAGCATGCGGGCGCGCTGGTGATGGTCGACGATGTCGCCGCCCGCCATGCCGAGTACACCGCCGCCCTGCGCGCCCACTACGGCAAGATCCCGAGCAAGGGCCGTCCGCGGATCACCCGATTCCGGCCGGGCCAGTCCCGGTTCTCCCTGGTCGATCCGGTCGGCAACACCGTCCTGGTGATTCAGCGCGACGAGCCCATGGAACTCGAATACGGTGGCTCGCGCGAACTGGAAGGGCTGGCCCGGGTGCTCGACAATGCCCGCATCCTGCGCGATTTCAAGAACGACGACCGCGCGGCGACCCGCGCTCTGGAGGCGGGCTTGCGCCGTTTCGGTGCCGCCGCGACCGCGTTCGAGCGGGCCCGCGCCTATGCCGACCTCGCCGAACTCGCCGTCGTCGCGGCGGACACCGACCGGGCCGCTCACTGGAAATCCGAACTCGACGCGGTCGAGTTGACCACCGAGGAACGCACCGCCCTCGCCGAGGTGCGAACCACGACCGACTGA
- a CDS encoding PPOX class F420-dependent oxidoreductase — protein MTNRLGELATANYVLLTTFRKDGTPVGTPVWAVSRDDKLFVWTVTDSWKVKRARRNPEVTVQPCTVRGDAHGEIVTGTARLLDAAETDTVRSMLRKKYWLTGPLVILASNLRRGKAGTIGIEITPA, from the coding sequence ATGACGAACCGCCTCGGCGAACTGGCGACCGCGAATTACGTACTGCTCACTACTTTCCGCAAGGACGGCACGCCCGTGGGAACGCCCGTCTGGGCGGTGTCCCGCGACGACAAGCTGTTCGTCTGGACGGTCACCGACAGCTGGAAGGTCAAGCGTGCCCGGCGCAACCCCGAGGTGACGGTGCAGCCCTGCACTGTGCGCGGGGACGCGCACGGTGAGATCGTCACCGGCACCGCACGGCTGCTCGACGCCGCCGAGACCGACACGGTGCGCTCGATGCTGCGCAAGAAGTACTGGCTGACCGGTCCACTGGTGATCCTCGCCAGCAACCTGCGCCGAGGCAAGGCGGGCACGATCGGCATCGAGATCACGCCCGCCTGA
- a CDS encoding acetyl-CoA C-acyltransferase, producing MAEKRNRAVVVGGARTPFVRAFTDFTRLDSIALAGAAVRGLIERTGIAPGEIQSIVWGGVILPSHAPNIAREIALDLNLDFGCEGYTVTRACASGLQAVTSAAAAIERGEYDIMIAGGSDSTSNAEIKLPQKVVHAVAPVALGKPKAADYLDVVRQLAPFTDILPRQPKIAERTTGEVMGESAEKMARINGISRADQDAFAARSHQRAAAAIASGRFDDEVVPVVTPAGTLIDVDGLVRANTNVEKLAGLKPVFEKNGTVTAGNASPLTDGASAVLLMSEEKARALGFTPQAAFRSWSFVSVDPADQVLIGPAISMPRALDKAGMTLADIDLVDIHEAFAAQTLSVLRMLESTEWAKARLDRDEPVGTVDIDRLNVHGGSISLGHPFGATGARMVTTIANELARTGKETALLGICAAGGIGASAVLERV from the coding sequence ATGGCCGAGAAACGCAACCGAGCCGTCGTCGTCGGGGGCGCGCGGACGCCGTTCGTGCGCGCGTTCACCGACTTCACCCGTCTCGACAGCATCGCGCTGGCCGGCGCGGCCGTCCGTGGGCTGATCGAGCGGACCGGGATCGCGCCCGGGGAGATCCAGTCGATCGTTTGGGGTGGGGTGATCCTGCCCAGTCACGCGCCCAATATCGCGCGGGAGATCGCCCTCGACCTGAACCTGGATTTCGGGTGTGAGGGGTACACGGTCACCCGCGCGTGCGCGTCCGGTTTGCAGGCGGTGACCTCGGCGGCCGCGGCGATCGAACGCGGCGAGTACGACATCATGATCGCCGGCGGCAGCGATTCCACCAGCAATGCCGAGATCAAGCTGCCGCAGAAGGTCGTGCACGCCGTCGCGCCGGTGGCACTGGGCAAACCCAAGGCGGCGGACTACCTCGATGTCGTCCGGCAGCTCGCGCCGTTCACCGACATCCTGCCGCGTCAGCCCAAGATCGCCGAACGCACCACCGGCGAGGTGATGGGGGAGTCCGCGGAGAAGATGGCCCGTATCAACGGGATCTCCCGCGCCGATCAAGACGCCTTCGCCGCCCGCTCGCACCAGCGTGCCGCGGCCGCGATCGCCTCGGGACGGTTCGACGACGAGGTCGTGCCGGTCGTCACGCCGGCGGGCACGCTGATCGACGTCGACGGGCTCGTCCGCGCGAACACCAATGTCGAGAAACTGGCCGGCCTGAAACCGGTGTTCGAGAAGAACGGCACCGTCACCGCCGGCAACGCCAGCCCGCTCACCGACGGCGCGTCGGCGGTGCTGCTGATGAGCGAGGAGAAGGCGCGTGCTCTCGGCTTCACGCCGCAGGCGGCCTTCCGCTCCTGGAGCTTCGTCAGCGTCGACCCCGCCGACCAGGTACTCATCGGCCCGGCGATCTCGATGCCGCGCGCGCTCGACAAGGCGGGCATGACGCTGGCCGACATCGACCTGGTCGACATCCACGAAGCGTTCGCCGCGCAGACCCTGTCGGTGCTGCGCATGCTGGAGAGCACCGAGTGGGCCAAGGCCCGTCTCGACCGCGACGAACCGGTCGGCACCGTCGACATCGACAGATTGAACGTGCACGGCGGCTCGATCTCGCTGGGTCACCCCTTCGGTGCCACCGGCGCTCGCATGGTCACCACCATAGCCAACGAGCTGGCCCGTACTGGGAAAGAGACCGCGCTGCTGGGGATCTGCGCGGCGGGCGGCATCGGCGCGTCGGCGGTACTCGAACGCGTGTGA
- a CDS encoding MerR family DNA-binding transcriptional regulator, whose amino-acid sequence MRTLRPSDLAREHAISTQAVRNYEQDGCLPPADRTPAGYRIYTDLHAAALRTYLTLIPAYGHAQAGDIMRALHADDLDRALMVIDRGHSQLLRDRETLATVRRAVDHLITESSSATVGSTATRTIGELAHHLRVTPATLRAWEAADILAPDRDPATGYRRYGPTDLRDAELAHILRRGHYRLDHIATVLGQIRAAGSTETLAKALTDWQATITTRGVCMLDAAAALSRYAAALRR is encoded by the coding sequence GTGAGAACCCTACGACCGTCCGACCTGGCCCGCGAGCACGCGATTTCGACCCAGGCGGTCCGCAATTACGAGCAGGACGGGTGCCTCCCACCGGCCGACCGCACCCCTGCCGGCTACCGGATCTACACCGACCTGCACGCGGCCGCGCTGCGCACCTACCTCACCCTGATCCCCGCCTACGGCCACGCGCAGGCGGGTGACATCATGCGCGCGCTGCACGCGGACGATCTCGACAGGGCTCTCATGGTCATCGACCGCGGGCACAGCCAGCTCCTGCGAGACCGTGAGACTCTCGCCACGGTCCGCCGGGCCGTCGACCACCTGATCACCGAATCGAGCTCTGCCACAGTGGGTTCGACGGCGACACGAACCATCGGCGAGCTCGCCCACCACCTGCGAGTCACCCCGGCCACCCTCCGGGCGTGGGAAGCCGCCGACATCCTGGCTCCCGATCGGGACCCGGCCACCGGATACCGCCGCTACGGCCCCACCGACCTCCGCGACGCCGAACTCGCCCACATCCTGCGCCGCGGTCACTACCGTCTCGACCACATCGCGACCGTCCTCGGGCAGATCCGCGCCGCGGGCAGCACCGAGACGCTGGCGAAGGCCCTCACCGACTGGCAGGCCACCATCACCACCCGCGGTGTGTGCATGCTCGACGCCGCCGCCGCTCTGAGCCGATATGCCGCCGCGCTACGCCGCTAG